One Hydrogenophaga crassostreae genomic region harbors:
- the zapD gene encoding cell division protein ZapD, whose translation MILYEYPFNERIRTYLRLEHLFQRLEELLPRSHALDHHFAIQTIFEIMDVASRADMKSDVLKDIDRHKLQLNSYRGNPAISERALDQVVAQLDQCFAELNGLNGKTGQALTENDWLMSIRSRISIPAGTCEFDLPAYFEWQHQSVAQRQTDLQQWVQCLAPLAEAIALLMRMLRDSGSPQKVIAPNGQFQQNLPQGRTFQLLRLGIDPKLEMIPEISGNRLMVSVRLMKLGADGRLHPAAAEGAFELTLCS comes from the coding sequence GTGATCCTGTACGAATACCCTTTCAACGAACGCATCCGCACCTATCTCAGGCTGGAGCACTTGTTTCAGCGGCTGGAAGAGTTGCTGCCACGAAGTCATGCGTTGGACCACCATTTCGCCATACAGACCATCTTTGAAATCATGGATGTGGCGTCACGGGCGGACATGAAATCCGATGTACTGAAAGACATCGATCGCCACAAGCTCCAGCTCAACAGCTACCGTGGTAACCCCGCCATTTCTGAGCGCGCCCTGGATCAGGTCGTGGCTCAGCTAGACCAATGCTTTGCGGAGCTCAACGGGCTGAATGGCAAGACCGGACAAGCGCTCACAGAAAACGACTGGCTGATGAGCATCCGCAGCCGGATCAGCATTCCTGCGGGCACCTGCGAATTTGACCTGCCAGCCTATTTTGAGTGGCAACACCAAAGCGTCGCGCAGCGCCAGACAGACTTGCAACAATGGGTTCAGTGTCTTGCGCCACTTGCAGAGGCCATTGCGCTCTTGATGCGCATGCTGCGGGACTCCGGTTCACCACAAAAGGTCATCGCACCCAACGGCCAGTTTCAACAAAACCTCCCCCAGGGTCGTACTTTTCAATTGCTGCGACTGGGTATTGATCCCAAGCTTGAGATGATTCCTGAAATCAGCGGCAACCGCTTAATGGTTTCCGTGCGCTTGATGAAGCTGGGGGCAGATGGCCGTCTCCACCCTGCAGCCGCCGAGGGAGCCTTCGAATTGACCCTCTGCTCGTAA
- a CDS encoding NUDIX domain-containing protein: MNQAVLLVDGELSRQTDGKRNVVEVAVGVLIDKSGRFLLTSRPPGKAYAGYWEFPGGKLEVGESVEQALRRELQEEIGITIGVPEAWREQLVDYPHALVRLHFCKVREWSGRLDMREGQAFGWQSLPVACSPVLPGTVPVLTWLAEEQV; encoded by the coding sequence GTGAATCAAGCTGTTCTGCTGGTCGACGGCGAATTGAGCAGGCAAACTGATGGCAAACGCAATGTCGTCGAGGTTGCGGTGGGCGTGTTGATTGATAAATCTGGTCGATTCCTTTTGACTTCGCGACCGCCGGGTAAAGCCTATGCGGGCTATTGGGAGTTTCCTGGGGGGAAGCTTGAGGTGGGGGAGTCGGTCGAGCAAGCACTGCGCCGTGAGCTTCAGGAAGAAATCGGTATCACTATCGGAGTCCCTGAGGCGTGGCGGGAGCAGCTTGTGGACTATCCACATGCACTGGTGCGGCTGCACTTTTGCAAGGTTCGCGAGTGGTCAGGGCGCCTTGATATGCGCGAAGGGCAGGCATTCGGTTGGCAATCCTTGCCTGTGGCATGCAGCCCCGTATTGCCTGGCACGGTTCCCGTGTTGACCTGGCTGGCTGAAGAGCAAGTCTGA
- a CDS encoding prepilin peptidase translates to MNGVEAMDAALLGVLGLLVGSFLNVVVHRLPKMMEMRWATECADLTDVGAKEGHAEEPPFNLMVPRSRCPHCGHAIQWFENIPVASYLVLRGRCRSCHAGISPRYPAVELLNAALFAWCGWHWGLTWTAAAWCGFSAALLALACIDWDTTLLPDDITLPLLWAGLCASALGIIDTTLPDALWGAVAGYLSLWLVYWAFKLITGKEGMGYGDFKLYAALGAWFGWQALVSIILMASLIGAAIGLGIKVLGKLREGGYVPFGPFLAIAGATAMITGPGTFLRFIGL, encoded by the coding sequence ATGAACGGCGTGGAGGCGATGGACGCGGCACTGCTCGGAGTGCTGGGTTTGCTGGTTGGCAGTTTCTTGAATGTCGTGGTCCACCGCCTGCCCAAAATGATGGAAATGCGCTGGGCGACCGAGTGTGCCGATCTGACCGACGTCGGCGCCAAAGAAGGTCATGCTGAAGAACCACCTTTCAACCTGATGGTTCCCCGGTCCCGCTGCCCCCATTGTGGTCATGCCATTCAATGGTTCGAAAACATTCCTGTGGCGAGTTATCTGGTTTTACGTGGCAGATGCCGCTCCTGCCATGCCGGAATCAGCCCTCGATATCCCGCGGTGGAATTGTTGAACGCTGCTCTGTTCGCTTGGTGTGGTTGGCACTGGGGGCTCACCTGGACAGCCGCTGCATGGTGCGGGTTTTCGGCTGCGCTGTTGGCTCTGGCTTGCATCGATTGGGACACCACGCTACTACCCGACGACATCACCTTGCCTTTGCTGTGGGCCGGTCTGTGTGCATCCGCATTGGGCATCATTGATACGACACTACCGGACGCATTGTGGGGCGCCGTCGCAGGCTACCTCTCCCTTTGGCTGGTGTACTGGGCCTTCAAGCTGATCACAGGCAAGGAAGGCATGGGCTACGGCGATTTCAAGCTGTATGCGGCATTGGGTGCATGGTTCGGCTGGCAAGCCCTTGTATCGATCATATTGATGGCCTCATTGATCGGCGCGGCCATTGGTCTTGGCATCAAGGTCCTTGGCAAGCTGCGGGAAGGTGGTTACGTGCCATTTGGTCCATTCCTTGCGATCGCCGGAGCAACCGCGATGATCACCGGGCCCGGGACCTTCTTGCGATTCATCGGTTTGTGA
- a CDS encoding type II secretion system F family protein produces MATAASKSIKDFVFEWEGKDRNGKQVRGELRAGGENQVTAALRRQGIVTTKVKKRRTTRGARIKPKDIAIFTRQLATMMKAGVPLLQAFDIVGRGNPNPNVTKLLNDIRSDVETGTSLSASFRKHPLYFNSLYCNLVEAGEAAGILEELLDRLAEYMEKTEGIKSKIKSALMYPISVIVVAFVVVAVIMIWVIPSFKQVFASFGAELPAPTLMVMAMSDFFVEYWWLIFGLIFGGGYFFLQAWRRSEKVQFFMDRVMLKLPIFGTLVEKSVVARWTRTLSTMFAAGVPLVEALDSVGGAAGNMIYARATEKIQQEVSTGTSLTNAMTNVQLFPSMVLQMCAIGEESGSIDHMLSKAADFYEAEVDDMVAGLSSLMEPIIIVLLGTIIGGIVVSMYLPIFQLGQVV; encoded by the coding sequence ATGGCAACCGCAGCATCCAAGAGCATCAAAGACTTCGTTTTCGAATGGGAAGGGAAGGATCGCAACGGAAAACAGGTTCGCGGTGAATTGCGTGCAGGTGGTGAAAACCAGGTCACCGCCGCACTGCGGCGCCAGGGGATCGTGACCACAAAGGTCAAAAAGCGCAGGACCACCCGAGGCGCTCGCATCAAACCCAAAGACATTGCCATTTTTACGCGCCAGCTCGCGACCATGATGAAGGCAGGTGTCCCGCTTTTGCAGGCATTCGACATTGTCGGCAGGGGCAATCCCAACCCCAACGTCACCAAACTGCTCAATGACATCCGGTCGGATGTAGAAACCGGTACGTCGCTCAGCGCATCTTTTCGCAAGCATCCTCTGTATTTCAACAGCCTCTATTGCAACCTGGTCGAGGCCGGTGAAGCGGCCGGTATTCTGGAAGAGCTGCTTGACCGTTTGGCCGAATACATGGAGAAGACGGAAGGCATCAAGTCAAAAATCAAATCGGCCTTGATGTACCCCATCTCTGTGATCGTGGTAGCTTTTGTCGTTGTTGCCGTGATCATGATTTGGGTGATCCCGTCGTTCAAGCAGGTATTTGCCTCCTTTGGCGCCGAGTTGCCCGCGCCAACGCTCATGGTCATGGCCATGAGCGATTTCTTTGTTGAGTACTGGTGGTTGATCTTCGGGTTGATCTTTGGAGGAGGTTATTTTTTCCTGCAAGCATGGCGGCGCAGTGAGAAAGTACAGTTTTTCATGGATCGCGTGATGCTGAAACTGCCCATTTTCGGCACGCTTGTCGAGAAGTCCGTTGTTGCTCGCTGGACGCGCACCCTTTCAACGATGTTTGCCGCAGGCGTTCCGCTGGTCGAAGCACTGGACTCAGTCGGGGGAGCCGCTGGCAACATGATCTACGCCAGAGCCACCGAGAAAATTCAGCAAGAGGTATCGACAGGCACCAGCCTGACCAACGCGATGACCAACGTCCAGCTTTTCCCCTCCATGGTCCTGCAGATGTGTGCGATTGGAGAGGAATCCGGCTCAATTGACCATATGCTGAGCAAGGCAGCCGACTTCTATGAAGCGGAAGTAGACGACATGGTCGCTGGCCTGTCCAGCCTGATGGAACCCATCATCATCGTACTGCTCGGAACCATCATTGGCGGCATCGTTGTTTCGATGTATCTGCCTATTTTCCAACTCGGCCAAGTCGTTTAA
- the coaE gene encoding dephospho-CoA kinase (Dephospho-CoA kinase (CoaE) performs the final step in coenzyme A biosynthesis.), translated as MNGTGRIPPLKLGLTGGIGSGKSTVAATLRSLGACVVDADAISRATTQAGGAAMPQIAQRFGRAFVCPDGSLDRTKMREHIFSNPSARGQLEAIIHPLVAQAIQTRVNTTTARSLVFDLPLLVESPRWRQQLDFVWVVDCAESTQIARVESRSGWSEASTRAVIDSQSLRSIRLAAADAVLFNEQLSLLELEAVVKQLADKFGL; from the coding sequence GTGAACGGTACCGGACGAATCCCACCCCTCAAACTGGGGCTTACAGGTGGCATCGGTAGCGGGAAGAGCACTGTCGCCGCCACCTTGCGATCTTTGGGTGCCTGTGTTGTCGACGCAGATGCCATCTCCCGAGCGACGACCCAGGCTGGTGGCGCGGCCATGCCTCAGATTGCACAGCGGTTTGGCCGGGCATTTGTGTGCCCGGACGGATCGCTGGACCGGACAAAGATGCGTGAACACATTTTTTCCAATCCTTCAGCGCGAGGACAGCTCGAAGCCATCATTCACCCGTTGGTCGCTCAAGCCATTCAAACCAGGGTCAACACAACAACGGCCAGAAGTCTGGTTTTTGACCTCCCTCTTCTCGTGGAGAGCCCACGATGGCGCCAGCAGCTCGATTTCGTATGGGTTGTAGACTGCGCTGAATCTACCCAAATCGCTCGCGTCGAGTCGCGCAGCGGTTGGAGCGAAGCCAGTACCCGTGCCGTGATTGACAGTCAAAGCCTGCGATCGATCCGGTTGGCGGCAGCGGATGCCGTGCTTTTTAACGAGCAACTGAGTTTGCTCGAACTGGAGGCAGTGGTGAAACAACTTGCTGACAAGTTCGGGCTATGA
- the pilB gene encoding type IV-A pilus assembly ATPase PilB produces the protein MASVDTVIQDTSSMALPGLGRALVSAGKLNQKAAEDLYKKAQSGRTSFIAELTGSGAVSASDLAHTMSVAFAAPLLDLDAIDAQRLPQDLLDPKICSDYRIVVLSKRNNRLLVATADPADQQVAEKIKFATQLGVDWVIAEFDKLSALVESQSTTANQAMDNIIGGEFEFDEMAAEAAVTESSDKTLTAEVDDAPVVKFLHKMLLDAFNMRASDLHFEPYEHQYRVRFRIDGELREIASPPIAIKDKLASRIKVISRMDISEKRIPQDGRMKLKVGPDRVIDFRVSSLPTLFGEKIVIRILDPSSAKLGIDALGYEPEEKERLLDAISRPYGMVLVTGPTGSGKTVSLYTCLNILNKPGINISTAEDPSEINLPGVNQVNVNEKAGLTFAAALKAFLRQDPDIIMVGEIRDLETADISIKAAQTGHLVLSTLHTNDAPTTLTRMMNMGIPTFNIASSVILITAQRLARKLCGTCKVPLDVPRKALIEAGFKAEELDGSWTPFKPVGCSACNNGYKGRVGIYQVMPITEEMQRIILKGGSALDIALQATKDGVRSLRESGLLKVKQGMTSLEEILNVTNE, from the coding sequence ATGGCATCTGTTGATACGGTGATTCAGGACACATCCTCCATGGCACTCCCCGGTTTGGGACGTGCGCTGGTGTCTGCAGGAAAACTCAACCAAAAAGCGGCTGAGGATCTTTATAAAAAGGCCCAAAGCGGGCGCACAAGTTTCATTGCCGAGCTCACTGGGTCTGGTGCGGTATCGGCGTCGGACCTGGCCCACACCATGTCGGTCGCTTTCGCTGCGCCGTTGCTGGATCTCGATGCCATTGATGCTCAGCGTCTCCCGCAAGACCTGCTCGACCCGAAAATATGCTCGGACTACCGAATCGTTGTCCTTAGCAAACGCAACAACCGGCTGCTGGTGGCCACGGCAGACCCTGCAGACCAGCAGGTAGCTGAAAAGATCAAGTTCGCGACACAGTTGGGCGTCGACTGGGTCATTGCCGAGTTTGACAAGCTCAGCGCACTGGTCGAAAGCCAGTCGACCACGGCCAATCAGGCCATGGACAACATCATTGGTGGCGAATTCGAATTTGACGAAATGGCGGCCGAGGCTGCCGTCACAGAATCGAGCGATAAGACGCTCACAGCCGAAGTTGATGACGCTCCGGTGGTCAAGTTTCTGCACAAGATGCTGCTGGACGCCTTCAACATGCGCGCCTCTGACCTGCACTTCGAACCATACGAACACCAGTACCGGGTGCGTTTCCGTATCGATGGTGAGCTGAGAGAGATTGCGTCACCACCTATTGCGATCAAAGACAAACTGGCCTCGCGGATCAAGGTGATTTCGCGAATGGACATTTCCGAGAAACGGATACCCCAAGACGGTCGAATGAAGCTCAAGGTTGGGCCTGATCGAGTGATCGACTTTCGGGTCAGCTCACTGCCCACGCTGTTTGGCGAAAAGATCGTGATCCGTATTCTGGATCCGAGTAGCGCCAAACTCGGCATTGATGCGCTGGGCTACGAGCCAGAGGAAAAGGAACGCCTGCTGGACGCCATTTCACGACCCTATGGGATGGTGCTCGTGACAGGGCCAACGGGGTCGGGGAAGACCGTTTCTCTATACACCTGCCTGAACATCCTGAACAAGCCGGGTATCAACATTTCCACGGCCGAAGACCCTTCGGAAATTAACTTGCCTGGCGTCAACCAGGTGAACGTCAACGAAAAAGCAGGCCTGACATTCGCAGCTGCGCTTAAAGCTTTTCTGCGCCAAGATCCTGACATCATCATGGTGGGTGAGATTCGCGACCTTGAAACGGCGGACATTTCAATCAAGGCCGCGCAAACGGGTCACTTGGTGCTGTCTACTCTGCACACCAACGATGCGCCCACGACGCTGACCCGCATGATGAACATGGGCATTCCCACGTTCAATATCGCTTCCAGTGTGATCCTGATCACCGCTCAGCGTTTGGCCCGAAAACTGTGTGGCACATGCAAGGTGCCTTTGGATGTACCTCGCAAAGCGCTGATCGAGGCGGGTTTCAAGGCCGAGGAACTGGACGGCAGCTGGACCCCGTTCAAGCCCGTAGGCTGCTCGGCGTGCAATAACGGATACAAGGGACGAGTTGGCATCTACCAAGTGATGCCGATTACAGAGGAAATGCAACGCATCATCCTCAAGGGTGGAAGCGCACTGGATATTGCCCTGCAGGCGACCAAGGATGGCGTGCGAAGCCTCCGTGAATCGGGCCTTCTCAAAGTCAAACAAGGCATGACCTCGCTTGAGGAAATCTTGAACGTGACCAACGAGTAA
- a CDS encoding DNA gyrase inhibitor YacG yields MPQATYPEPEARTVPCPHCGGPSPYASSNESRPFCSARCKNIDFGAWASEQFSLPEETPNNDPDFENS; encoded by the coding sequence ATGCCACAAGCGACCTACCCTGAGCCAGAAGCAAGAACAGTCCCCTGCCCACATTGCGGCGGACCTAGCCCCTATGCAAGCAGCAACGAATCCAGACCTTTCTGCAGCGCACGGTGCAAAAATATCGACTTCGGAGCGTGGGCGAGCGAGCAGTTTTCACTGCCAGAAGAAACACCCAACAACGACCCTGATTTTGAGAATAGCTGA